Sequence from the Paenibacillus riograndensis SBR5 genome:
TAGAACGCTCTGGCGTCAAACGCATCGTTTCTCGGCGCCGTCCAAGGTCCGCTTAAAGATTTACTCATGCGGTAATGGGTGACAAACCGTTCCGAGAACGTGGAGTAAACCAGATACCACCATTCCCCGATTTGGAATAAGTCCGGGCATTCATGCGTCACGTACATTTTCGGATTCCAGAAAGGCTGCCGGATTTCCCAGCTTTTGAGATCCTTGGAAGCACAGAGTCCGATGCTCCCCCGGCGCCGGGAAGGACCTTCTTTGTTCCTTGCAGCAAGAAGCATCCAGTACTCCCCCGCCTCTTCATTCCAGAATACAAAGGGATCGCGCCAGTCATGTCTTTCATATTGAATCCCGTCGGAATAGAAGGTATCTTCGGGGATTTTCCGCCATGACTCCATATCCGTGCTCACGGCGTGCATGACGCATTGGAGCGGCACTCCGTCCTCTATGAATTCCGGATTCGGATTGAGACCGGTGTAGAACAGATGATATTCCCCATGGGCTTCGATGATCGAGCCGGTATAACAGTTGAGGTCTTGCTCGCTCACACTTCCATGCTTCAGCTTTTCGCCCACTTCTTCATAGTGCACGAAATCGCTTGTGTGGAGCTCGAACCAGGAGGTTCCTTCTCCATGAATCTTCTTGTTATCTCTCCAATCATGAAGATAGAACAAACGGAAGCTGCCGTCTTTGTAAAAGGGGATCAGGTCTCCCACCCAAGCCCCGTCCGGCTTGTAAAATAAGTTAGTCAATTTTTGTAACCCCTTTCTTTTATCATAACTTGATTATAAAAGGGATTGAAAACGCTTTAAATTCTAACTTCTTTGTCGTATGTTCAATATTTTTGGTTTTCTAATTTAATGAAAAGATTTATAACATCAAACGAAACCGCATAACCTCGTCGCCACCCGCAGTGAGACGTATTTCTTAGTGAAGTACAAAGCATCAAGTTAAAACTATACCTACATTGGCAAAGGCCCCTTCCGCCAAACGGCGGAAGGGGCCTTTGCTGTAGACAAGAAAAAATTAGTCTCCCATATCGTTATGTAGTACGAGAAAAACTTGCCTCTACTTATGGTACGGTTCACAGCGATTGTGGAGCATCCTTATCTTTTTTGCAAAAAGATCCACCATTACCGGTCAAAACCGGGAATAAAAATCTCTTCGCAACCCTGAATCCCGTTCAACCAGCGTCTGGTCAGGGGGATGATATTCTCAAACAAATCTACCGGGTAACCCCAGTCAAGGTCCAATTGGAACATATAATGATTCATAGCGATAACGCCATCTGTCCGCAGGGATTTCAATAAAGTGTGGATCAAGGTGATAAAAGGCTGCATGGCATGAACTTCGAGTGTACCTGAGGCAACCTCCTGCTGAAGAAGTTTGATCATGGCCGGCAAAGTTTCCATCCAATCCGTATGAATGGTGTCGATTCCAGCCTGTCCGCACAAAATCGCCTGGATGATATCATTGACCGCATGCTGAAAAACGATAATATCCACCGACCCGGAAGGCAGATGTTTATTGATATAAGCCGCATCTTCCTCTATGATTTTCATATGCAGGGGAAGGCCCATCGTTTTCTCCAGCAAACTGGTGGTGAGGCTTTTATTCATATTGGCTGTTATGTATGTACTGTTCGGATGGGTCCGTGCCATGACCTGGGGAACCATATCTGCATCGCCCGAAGCCACCTCCAATAATGTCAGGTCATCTCCTAACTGCAGCGCTTCAAAAACCTCTGCCCAGCGCGCTCTGAAGTAGACTTCATTTACAACGGTAAAATGGGCAATCGGACTTTCCAGCAACAGTTTAAGCTGGTGTTCAACCTCGTTTTGTGGGATGGACCGATATTGCTTCAGTTCCTGCTCGCTCAAAAAACGGTGTGCACGCTCATTTATTAATGGGTAGCATTTGTCTACGTCGTCTAATGGAATCATACTAAGCCTCCCTCCTGGCTATAACTATATTTGCTACTATTATAATGCTTCTGGATAAAAACCCCAACTGCCGTTCAGCGTAATGGAACGGCAGTTAGCGCCTTGAACCGCACGAGGATGTTCAGGCTTAAGGAAAAGCCCGGACCCAAGCCACCTGACTCCGAGTCAGCTTAACGGATCTATCGGCGAAATTGCTAAAGGAGCTGCCGTCGGCAGCTCCTTGTTTTAATTCGATCTGGTGTGGTATTTTCATTTTCCGACCTGTTTACTCACTGGAATACTCTGAGCAAAACGAAACACATTATGAGGATCGTACTTTCGTTTCACCTGCTTCAATCTGCCAAAGTTCTCGCCATAATACGCCTTGGGCCAGTTCTTAATCTGCAAATCGGGAAAATTCACATAATCTCCTTTGAACTCCATTCTGGCAGTATTGTATGACGGTTTGCCCGGAATTACGATCCTTCCGGTTAACCGTGTACTTTTATTTTTCAACTTTTGTGCCATCTCTTTACACCAGCCCTGCTCATGAGATAAGCCTTTCTCATTAGCTTATTTCTATTTAGGGACACCTATCCTAGTAACGGCAAACGCCCAGTTTGAATCGTAAAATAGTTCAATCCACTATGAACTAAGATATGGTCATTTATCATATTTAAAGAGGGCTTGAGCGATCCGTCCAATTCCTATTTAATAAAATGGAGAATCTGGCCTTAAATATCTATATATCAATAGAAATTTCTTGCCGCTACTTTGCCGCTACTTGTGATACGGTTCAGCTTAACTGGTCTATCAGCGAAAAAAGCGCCTAAATGTGCCGCGTGGCAGCTTTGCGGTCTCTTAAAGTATTGTATAAACAACAAGACGCGAAGTTCGTTTGCTGAGGAGAAATGTTGAGGGAAAGCCTCTCCCGCTTGGATTTTGGTGGGAGAGGCTTACGTTTATCGTTCATTTTAAAGGAAACTTAAACCAGAGTAGAACCGCCATCCACGACAATGATCTGACCGGTGGAGTATTTCTCACGCATTAAGTAGAGAAACGCCTCGGCACCGTCCTCCGGTTCGCCGACTCGCCCAACTGGCAACGATCTCCCAGCGTTTTCATACATTGCGTTCCGGTGTTCCTCAGGAATACCGTCCCACAGCTCGGTACGCATAAGGCCAAAGCAAACGGCGTTAACGCGAAGCGGACTCAGCTCGACGGCCAACGCCCTGGTGAGCGACTCGACAGCGCCGCATATGCTGGCTGCGACAGTAAACCCCTTCTGCGGACGAACTCCAACAACGCCGGAAGTCAATGTGATTGAACCACCCTGTCTGATGTTTCGGCTACCGTATTTGGCGGCCATAAACGCTCCCCAGTATCGTACGTTAAACAATCGGTGCGCCGTATCGACATTGATGACATCGAGACTTTCTACCATCAATGGGTCGCCGGCAGTAAAGACTAAGTGATCGAATTCCCCGATTTCGCTGAAAAATTGACGAACCTGTTCCTCATTCGTCAGATCAACCGCATACCCCTCGGTACCTTCGGGCAAACGCGAAACGGCACGGTCAGCTCTTTCCTTTTGACTGGACACGACGACCAGGGATGACCCTTCCCGTGCAGCGGCTTCGGCCGTTGCAAACCCGATTCCGGACGTTCCTCCAAGAACAACAACACGTTTGCCTTTGAAACTATGCCCACGTTCGATCTGCTCTGTTTTAGCCATATAATTCTCCTTCGTATTCGATGATTGAATTGACCTTAATCTCCAGCTCGCCTTCTATGCGGACGATAAGGCGATTATAATGTAATCATAGAACTGACAAACAGGTCTGCATTTATAGTATTGTCATGAATACTACTATAAAATCTATCACCATATGAAGAGGTGACTTCGTGATGAATGATGAAAGAAGACGTAGACAATTGGCCGACTTTCTCCGGTCACGCCGATTGCGTCTATCGCCGAGAGAGGCGGGTTTGCTAGTTGAAACATCGCGCCGTCGTACAACGGGCTTGAGACGGGAGGAAGTGGCAAGCTTGTCAGGTATCTCCTTACCATGGTATACCGCGCTGGAGCAAGGCCGGGACATTCATGTGTCTGAGCAAGTCTTGGAAAGCTTGGTACGAACATTACGGCTTAGCAACGACGAACGCAACCATCTTCTCGTACTGGCCAATCGTTTCTTGCCTCCTCAGCCCAAAGCGGATGATTCCGTTCCTACTACCTTGCAACAGATTCTGGACAGGATGGGAACCTACCCGGCCTACATTATCGACAAACGCTGGAACGTTCTCGCATGGAACAAAATATCGGGTACCTTGTGCGGAGACTTAAGCCGAGCGCCTGAACTTGAAAGAAATATACTTTGGCGCGTCTTCGAGGTGGAGGACAGCAAGTCACGCATCGTGAACTGGGAGGATGTCGCCTCTACGATGGTGGCTCATTTCAGAAGCCGGTTTGCCCAGTACATGAACGATTCGTGGTATCAGGAGCTATTCGACAAGCTATATGACAGGAGCGAGGAGTTCAGGACGTTATGGGATCGACAAGATGTTTCCGGTACTATGGAAGGGGAACAAATAATTAGTCTTCCTGAAGCTGGCCTGCTGACTTTCCATTACCATACGTTTACAATCTCTGAGAGCAGCGCTTTTGCAATGAGAGTGTTTACGCCACTCGAAAACTTGGGGACCGACGAACAGTTGGAAGCATTGCTAAAGTAAGTCCACGATCCTATAGCAACATTTTGTTGGTGCCGCAACTTCCTATCTGAAGGTCCTTGTCCTCAAGAGGCCATTTATCATGGAAGAAGAAGAGCCGAAAAAAAACGCCCGAGTCCTGACCATGATATGCTGACTCGGGCAGTCTTCATTTTACGGTACAGTGCGACTACAGCGAAGCAAACGGCGAGGCTACGCGCTGTTTTGCCAGATCGATGAGTACGCCCCGATAGTTCCGAGTGCGCGTCTGCGGCGAATAGCACTGATTCCGCTCCAGCACCGCGGCGAGCAGTGACACTCTCGCGTCCACGCCGGGGCAATTTCGGCGACACTCCTAGCCCAGGTCGAGGACAACTTCAACCGATTACCAATTATTTTTCGTCGTGACATGCGCAGGCGGCTCACTTATGAGATGGTTTGCAAAATATGAACGATTTTCCCCTCCATATTGGAGTAGTCTATCATCTTCAGGTATTCGGGTTTTAGCAATTGATACTGCTTCATGTGGTAGTAATCCATAATTGCCTGTTTCAAGGTGATATCATACTGAATCGAAAATGATGGCTCGATAAAGCGCCGCAGCACAGCGTCATCTTGAACCATAAACAATACGGCATTCAATCTGTTGAAAATCTGTTGCTCCATTCCAGATTCAAAAAAAGCCTGTAAGTTTTTATTCCGATTGTGCAGGGCAACTGACAGATTCTCAAAATGGTGCGGATAAAATTCCTTCAGATCTTGCAAGAACAAATCAGAGATATACACGGCACACATCAAAGATTGTAAAAACGTGATTTGAAACCGCTCCAAAAAGGAGACGGAATCATCATTAGCCGTGGCGTCAGCTTTCTTCGAGTAATCAATGTAATAATCTACAACCTGTTCGATGATGTCATCTTTGGAGGCAAAATACTTATATAGTGTCACTTTGCTGATATCCATATATTTTGCGAGATCGTCGACTTTGAGTTGGCTGAATTTTGTTCTTCTAATAACGGGCTTTATTTTTTCAATATATGTCTCCACACTAACGGCTTTTCTCACGAATAAATGCCCCTCCCTGTGATAAGTATCAAATGCATTATAACAAATTTGCTGTCTTTTTATTAACAGTAATAATTAAATGAATTATATTAACTAATCCAGTTAATTTAGTTTACTTAGTAAAGTCACTGTTGTATAATCGTTCCTGTACCTAATCATCCGATTGCGGATTATACAAAGGGAGGACGATTCAAATGGAACTATCCAGTAAGGGCAAATTCTCCGGTAAGAAAGTCGTGATCACGGGAGGCAGCAGTGGAATCGGCCTCGCGACAGCGAAGTTGCTAGTGGATGAAGGAGCACACGTGCTGATTACCGGACGTACTCAGGCGACGCTTGACGCGGCTCGTGAACAACTCGGCAACAACGTAATCGCGTTCTTGAGTGATGCCGGCTCATTGAAGGATATCGCCGCGTTGGCCGATCGAGTGAAGGTTGAATTTGGCACGATAGATGCCCTGTTCGTTAACGCAGGTGTCACTGGCTTTGTCCCTTTCGAGTCAACGGCCGAAGAAACGTACGACGAGATATTTACAATCAACGCCAAAGGGCCGTACTTCACCGTACAAAAACTCGCTCCACTCCTGAGCACAGGAAGCGGGGTAGTACTTACTACTTCAATCGTGAACGTAGTGGGTCTCCCCATGCTCAGTGCGTATGCAGCTAGTAAAGCGGCGCTACGCTCCATGACTCGAAGTCTGGCACGCGAGTTATTGCCTCGAAATATTCGCGTCAACGCAGTCAGTCCTGGCGTCATTGACACAGGTATCTTAGAGAAGGCAATGCCGAAAGAAGCTGCCGAACAGACAAAGGCACAGATGACACAGCAGATCCCGATGTTGCGTTTGGGCGATCCAGTCGAGGTCGCCAAAGTCGTAGCATTCCTAGCATTTGACGCCACCTATACCACCGGGGCTGAGTTCCCTGTCGACGGAGGCGGCTCCCAGATCTGAAGCCCCTTTTTCTTGGAAGAACAGACCGTTTGAATTTGTAGACGCGGTTGGAGAGGGCGTAACCGGTATCGCCATTGGTGATGCTGTTCTTGGTGCCGCGGATTTCATGGGCGGATCGAGCGCCGGTGCGGCGGACCGAGCGATTATGTACTACTGGTTCCGCATGCCGGCTGGGCTCGACTTTGTACAGGCCGCAGCACTGCCAATGGCGGTCGAAACCGCTTACCGGGGGATTGATACTCTCGGGGTGAGATCGGGCCAGACCGTACTCGTACACGGAGCCGGCACAACCGTAGGCTTCGCCGCCGTCCAGATCGCCCTCATGCGCGGTGCTCGTGTGGTTGCGAAGCCCTCGAAATCAGTCAGAGTGGGCGTGCCCACGGCAAACTGATTCTACTGCCTACCGCCGACTGATGTGCGCAAATAAGTGGAGAGTATTTTGAAATATGAGGGGGGGGGACATCCATTGAATACGAACCAACGAGAACATATCGCACTGATCACAGGAGCGAGCCAGGGAATCGGCTTGGCATTAGCCCGGAAACTTCTATCGCAGAACTGGCAGGTCATTACTTTGAACCGTTCCGATTTTCCGGCGGACGATATGCTCATTCAAAATGCCCTCAAGAACGGATGGCTCCGAGCCTATAAAGTGAAGGATCTCACCGATTATGGCAGCTTGAGACGCTCTTTGGAAGAAATCAAAAGCAAGGAGCAGCGGATTGATATTTTGTTCAACAACGCCGGAGGAGGCTTAAGTGAGCTGCGCTATTCGAAACAAGGCCGCGAAATGCATTATGAATTGTTGACGGTCGTTCCTTATATTATTCTGATGGAATTGAAGGAACTGTTGAAAAACGGCAGCTTAAAAACGGTGATTAACACTTCATCGCAGGTGCTTAGATTTACGAAGGAGTTTTCGATCGAAAACTTAGAGCATCCCAAAACCTTCCGCAAAATGTATGGCCCTTATGCGACTTCAAAGCTAGCTCTTTCGTTGTGGACTCAAGCCGTCGCACCACAACTTGCCAAGGAAGGCATCAAGATCCGGAGCGTTGACCCGGGAATTAACAACACGCTAAGAAAAGGAAAGGATTCCGGACTGACCGCATGGTTTGAACTGTTTATGAAGGTTTTTTCCTCTCCGCCTACCCATGGCGCCAACCTATTATTTGAGGGAGCCCTCGGCAAACACCGCAATGAGACCGGCGTGTTTTTGTTGAAAGATCGGGTTGCGGACTTGAAATTTACAGAACAAGTGCAGCGTGTGCTGGACAGAATCTCCGACATCTATAGCCGTGAGTTTCTTGACGGAATATCGCTTTAAGGGACACCCTAATGGGTGCCCCTTTCATCGGTTATGAGTAAGCCGCATTTATCGCGGCGCTCACATCTAGCAATTCGACCTGCTCCAAATATTCAGCCATTCCTGAGGATTTGCATAAGTCAAAATCGGGTGATGTTTTGAGAGCACCAAATCCCCTATTACGGCAATTTTGTCATCATCACCTCTAATCTCCCGATCAAAGAACTTTCGATTATTTTACTAAAGACGAAGAAGCTGTTTTTGCTCTCAATTTAGCAAGGTTCTCCCCATGAAATCCCTTCACAATTAACCAGACGGCCAAGCTCATCTCGTAAACGCCCACAGGGAGCGCCATCAATCCTTTTACCGCCGAATAGGGTCCGATGATCCCAAACATTTGCAGCAAACCAGCTAAAAATACCATAACCGCTGTAATCATTCCGAAAACCGCTAACGGTTTAGGCACATAGCCTGTTCGATAAAGCAAATAACTATACAGACTAGTATTTATGCCCAACATGAAATTTGGACCCAACATAGCCGTCCAGCGATAAATCGACTGCAGCAACAGTCCTATGGGCTCAAAATTGGTTTTACTTGCTAAGTTAGTTGTATCATAATATGAACTAAGTTGTAACAAACCCAATATACTTACGAGACCAATCGCAATAAAAACAGCTTCCATAAACCGAAAACAAAGATACCCTAGTGCAAGATGCTCATTCCAATGCCGAACGTAGGGAAACAGCATGACTGCTGTACCAACAGCCGTTACCATAAGTGAGAGGTCATTTAATACACCGATTAAGACCTTCGTTTCCGATCCATTTGCCACGGCCATCTGCCATTGTTCTGACAAAACCGGCCCATACAAAACAACCGCTATAATTGACGTCACTGCAGCAAGGATATAAAAAATCCCCAGTATCCTTGCATTCCTTCGGTCTCGCGTCATCTTTTTTGCCTCCTACGACAATAAATTTATTTGCTGATGGACGTATGGTATACTTGCCTACAAAAACTTGATATAAGGAGTTATTATGGACCATAACGAAGTCATCGAACGTGCTTTGATCCATATCGAGGGCCATTTACAACAGTCCTTAACCGTAGAATCCGTTGCCAATACCTTCAACATGTCTAAATACTATTTTCATCGGCTGTTTTCTGCTATGATGAGCTGTTCGTTGAACCAATACATTCTATCCAGAAGATTGAATGCATCTTTAACCTTTATTCAAAACAATAACAGGTCTCTAACCGATATTGCTTATCAGCTCAATTTCGGTACGCAAGCCTCATTCACTCGTGCTTTCAAACGACAATACGGTGTGGCTCCAAGTTCTTTAAAAACAGGACTGACAACCCTCTCTCCTGTCCCCATACCTGCAGTGGTGAAGAGACCTATAAAAAACATTAACGGTGATATCGTCACGGATTTCACCCTGACCGAATTCAAGGAGACCCGGATCAGTGGGATCGCTTTTGAAGTGAATTTAGCCAATGATGATTACAAGGAGAAGATCCGCGCACATTCAGAAATGCTGTTGAGTCATATTGATGAAACCATACATGGTCCCTGTTATGTCATTTATTCAAACTGTCAACCCGGTTCAACTCGGTTTAAGGTGCTGTTTGGGATCCCAAGCAGCATTGAAATTGATAAACCTTATTTTTTCACGGTTGATGTGCCACAGATTTTTTGTGCAAGGTTCAACTATTGTGGTGAAATACTTGACATTGGAGATGTACTGAAAAGCGACTACGCCAGATTTCTAAAGATTTCCAGGCAAGAAACGGCAGAAACCGATATTGAACTCATTCAAGCTTTTGATGACGTTCACCATCTGGATTCGACCTACCATATCTATGCGCCTATCAAAAAACTCCCTACCGATTCTGATTTGTAAGATCGCGGCTCGCTCGTCATTCTGTCTGCTCCTTTCTTTGCTCGAACTTGATCATTCCTTCTCTGCAAATAAAATAACATAACGGGTTTCGCTCGACTTTCCACATCTTGCTGTAATTTAGGAACGAAAAAATGCAACAAAACCTCCATGTTATACACCAACGTTAAAGGTGGCTCCAGCTACGATAGAACCTGGAGATGGGGACTTCATGGCTTCAGCAAATATATTTAAGGGGGGCTTCCCATTAAGAAAACAATGTTGTTAACTTTAGCTTCATTCTTTTTATTTCTGACGTTACTCTCGCCTGCATGGGCTCAGACCGTAACTGAAGATGTTGTTTCTTTTGCGAATACAGAAGGATTAGCCCTGATTAAAGAGGGGCTGTCTAAGGACCCTGAAGGATACGGTTACGCCAATGAAGCAGAGATTAGTGAAATTACCGTAGGTGAAGGCATGCAGATTCATTTCATTGATGGTTCTAAGCTTAGGACGGCTTCCGATAGTCTGATTGAAACGGCCACGCCCCAAGAGAACTGGGAGTTTCTTGTTTTATCGGACGGGACACCCAAATCTAAAATGGTCATTCAAAAGAATTCAAACGGATCCTTTCAAGTTACTGAATTTGGAGGGAATCCTGATACTTTGGCCTACGCTATTCAATCTCTTCTAGCTGAGGGTGAAGTGAGCGAGCCTACACTTATCCGTGAGCGGGACGAGTATATAGCTGCTTTCAAGAAAGACAATCAGGAACTGGTCATTGCTCCACAACAAGCCTCTTCAGCAGAATTAAAAGGGTTGACCAGTAATTCGGAGCCTCAGGCACCGGAACATTTAATCGATGTGTTGCAGAAGATGCAGAACGACTCATCTAATGACGAGAAGGATGGGTCGGGAACCATTGCCTCCCAGTATAATGCGGATAATAATAATCAACTAACAAGGTCTATCACCATTAGTGCAATTATTGCCCTAGTAGCGGTACTCTTGATCTGGGCCTATCTTAGAAGACGGAAGCTGCTTTAAGGCCCTCCTTGGCGGTAAGGCCTCCTCTTTGTAAAGAACGCCTTGCTAAACTAATGTTTCCCGTTAGTTCAATAAAATGAGCAATCCGACCTTATTAGAGCGTCTCAACCAATTTCTGAATCTTTGAACGGGAAATTAAATATACAGGACCCATTATTTCTATTTTGCCGTCCTTTACTCGCATAGCGCTCTCCTGTTCTGCCGCATAAACATCAATCTCTTCAGACAAGGGGAACAGGTAGCCTTGAACAAACGTGGCGTAGTCGCGTTTAGAATGAGATTCATAGGCAAAATGATCAAAGCCAATACCATCATAAATAATACTTGTTTCAACTTCATAGCCAGTGTTTATCAAGCTTAACCATTGTGCAGCCATGTTTAGCGCACCGGCGCTGGCACCCATTATAACGGCGTCGCTGTTCTTCATAACATCCGATAATTCATATTCCGCCAAAAAATCGTTCTGCTGAACAGGATCTCCACCGCATAAAAAAATGACAGAAGCGTTCTGAAGGAATCGCTGGGCCTCTTCCTTCTGCATGCGATAATCAATGAAATGATATTCATCAAAAATAAGATTAGCCTGATTTAACCATGTCCATTCAGAAATATCATCAAAGTTAATCTGCTCACTTTCATAATCAGACGGTTGAGCGCTAATCATAACAAGCGATTGTCTATCTTGAATATCCTCATGCAGACATTGGACCAGCCTCTCTGGTAAAAAATCATTAAACCAACTGAAATAGTAGTGGGTACACAAACTTAGTTACCTCCGTATGTATTATTTACTCTCCAAAGTCATCTTGGCCACAATGTTGGCCACGCGCTCGTCTTCCTCCTCGTCAAAAATCCGGACACCGTTAAGCAGCATCCTTTTAATCGCCTCCAACACCTCGCGCTGCAGCTTTCATTTAGTCATTTCACTCCTAGCCTAGTTATAGCGGGCGTTATGTATTCCTCCCGTCGATATCCCTACTATAGAACACAATGACTGACACCAGGGCGTCAGTCATTGTAGGATAGAAGTATATTTCGCATATATTGCTGCAGCTCTGCCCGTAATTCACGAGGCTCCAGCAGCTCGCACTCCTTGCCGAAGCTTAGAATGAATTTCAGCAGGCCCTCCTCATAAGGAAAAGTATCCGAAACGAGATAGAAGCCGTCTGCACCTCGGCTAATCTTCTCTTTCTGAAAATACTCGGTAAGCTGCACGCCAATCCGCGAAGTGAATCTCAACACAACCTG
This genomic interval carries:
- a CDS encoding glycoside hydrolase family 32 protein, whose product is MTNLFYKPDGAWVGDLIPFYKDGSFRLFYLHDWRDNKKIHGEGTSWFELHTSDFVHYEEVGEKLKHGSVSEQDLNCYTGSIIEAHGEYHLFYTGLNPNPEFIEDGVPLQCVMHAVSTDMESWRKIPEDTFYSDGIQYERHDWRDPFVFWNEEAGEYWMLLAARNKEGPSRRRGSIGLCASKDLKSWEIRQPFWNPKMYVTHECPDLFQIGEWWYLVYSTFSERFVTHYRMSKSLSGPWTAPRNDAFDARAFYAAKTWSDGNKRYAFGWDPSKENENDYGDWQWAGNLVVHELVQEQDGTLTVRIPETVSHHFSNKQAAKWDSRIGEWEESEGRIETAANETYSCISAGFMPETCKISAELSFSEGTRGCGILLRASEDLDEAYYIRLEPIHNRLVFDMWPRREQGEMQWHIKGDHPHAVELEVPIELQAGTVYNIEIVVENSVCVVYLADQVAMTTRLYNLKTGSWGCFVQEGRAVFEQASISVPN
- a CDS encoding SDR family oxidoreductase, which produces MAKTEQIERGHSFKGKRVVVLGGTSGIGFATAEAAAREGSSLVVVSSQKERADRAVSRLPEGTEGYAVDLTNEEQVRQFFSEIGEFDHLVFTAGDPLMVESLDVINVDTAHRLFNVRYWGAFMAAKYGSRNIRQGGSITLTSGVVGVRPQKGFTVAASICGAVESLTRALAVELSPLRVNAVCFGLMRTELWDGIPEEHRNAMYENAGRSLPVGRVGEPEDGAEAFLYLMREKYSTGQIIVVDGGSTLV
- a CDS encoding helix-turn-helix transcriptional regulator, which produces MNDERRRRQLADFLRSRRLRLSPREAGLLVETSRRRTTGLRREEVASLSGISLPWYTALEQGRDIHVSEQVLESLVRTLRLSNDERNHLLVLANRFLPPQPKADDSVPTTLQQILDRMGTYPAYIIDKRWNVLAWNKISGTLCGDLSRAPELERNILWRVFEVEDSKSRIVNWEDVASTMVAHFRSRFAQYMNDSWYQELFDKLYDRSEEFRTLWDRQDVSGTMEGEQIISLPEAGLLTFHYHTFTISESSAFAMRVFTPLENLGTDEQLEALLK
- a CDS encoding TetR/AcrR family transcriptional regulator, which codes for MRKAVSVETYIEKIKPVIRRTKFSQLKVDDLAKYMDISKVTLYKYFASKDDIIEQVVDYYIDYSKKADATANDDSVSFLERFQITFLQSLMCAVYISDLFLQDLKEFYPHHFENLSVALHNRNKNLQAFFESGMEQQIFNRLNAVLFMVQDDAVLRRFIEPSFSIQYDITLKQAIMDYYHMKQYQLLKPEYLKMIDYSNMEGKIVHILQTIS
- a CDS encoding SDR family oxidoreductase; translation: MELSSKGKFSGKKVVITGGSSGIGLATAKLLVDEGAHVLITGRTQATLDAAREQLGNNVIAFLSDAGSLKDIAALADRVKVEFGTIDALFVNAGVTGFVPFESTAEETYDEIFTINAKGPYFTVQKLAPLLSTGSGVVLTTSIVNVVGLPMLSAYAASKAALRSMTRSLARELLPRNIRVNAVSPGVIDTGILEKAMPKEAAEQTKAQMTQQIPMLRLGDPVEVAKVVAFLAFDATYTTGAEFPVDGGGSQI
- a CDS encoding SDR family NAD(P)-dependent oxidoreductase, coding for MNTNQREHIALITGASQGIGLALARKLLSQNWQVITLNRSDFPADDMLIQNALKNGWLRAYKVKDLTDYGSLRRSLEEIKSKEQRIDILFNNAGGGLSELRYSKQGREMHYELLTVVPYIILMELKELLKNGSLKTVINTSSQVLRFTKEFSIENLEHPKTFRKMYGPYATSKLALSLWTQAVAPQLAKEGIKIRSVDPGINNTLRKGKDSGLTAWFELFMKVFSSPPTHGANLLFEGALGKHRNETGVFLLKDRVADLKFTEQVQRVLDRISDIYSREFLDGISL
- a CDS encoding DUF4386 domain-containing protein, encoding MTRDRRNARILGIFYILAAVTSIIAVVLYGPVLSEQWQMAVANGSETKVLIGVLNDLSLMVTAVGTAVMLFPYVRHWNEHLALGYLCFRFMEAVFIAIGLVSILGLLQLSSYYDTTNLASKTNFEPIGLLLQSIYRWTAMLGPNFMLGINTSLYSYLLYRTGYVPKPLAVFGMITAVMVFLAGLLQMFGIIGPYSAVKGLMALPVGVYEMSLAVWLIVKGFHGENLAKLRAKTASSSLVK
- a CDS encoding helix-turn-helix transcriptional regulator, with product MDHNEVIERALIHIEGHLQQSLTVESVANTFNMSKYYFHRLFSAMMSCSLNQYILSRRLNASLTFIQNNNRSLTDIAYQLNFGTQASFTRAFKRQYGVAPSSLKTGLTTLSPVPIPAVVKRPIKNINGDIVTDFTLTEFKETRISGIAFEVNLANDDYKEKIRAHSEMLLSHIDETIHGPCYVIYSNCQPGSTRFKVLFGIPSSIEIDKPYFFTVDVPQIFCARFNYCGEILDIGDVLKSDYARFLKISRQETAETDIELIQAFDDVHHLDSTYHIYAPIKKLPTDSDL
- a CDS encoding Type 1 glutamine amidotransferase-like domain-containing protein, with product MCTHYYFSWFNDFLPERLVQCLHEDIQDRQSLVMISAQPSDYESEQINFDDISEWTWLNQANLIFDEYHFIDYRMQKEEAQRFLQNASVIFLCGGDPVQQNDFLAEYELSDVMKNSDAVIMGASAGALNMAAQWLSLINTGYEVETSIIYDGIGFDHFAYESHSKRDYATFVQGYLFPLSEEIDVYAAEQESAMRVKDGKIEIMGPVYLISRSKIQKLVETL